A stretch of Hoplias malabaricus isolate fHopMal1 chromosome 10, fHopMal1.hap1, whole genome shotgun sequence DNA encodes these proteins:
- the LOC136708572 gene encoding octapeptide-repeat protein T2-like, with protein sequence MTGKTYTAQTERQTERQEAERQRDRRQRDRRQRGRETGGRETGGRGTGGRETERQEAERQEAEGQEAEGQEAERQRDRRQRDRRQRDRRQRDRRQRDRETGGRETGGRETERQEAERQEAERQRDRRQRDRRHRQAVRPP encoded by the coding sequence ATGACTGGAAAAACATACAcagcacagacagagagacagacagagagacaggaggcagagagacagagagacaggaggcagagagacaggaggcagagaggcagagagacaggAGGCAGAGAGACAGGAGGCAGAGGGACaggaggcagagagacagagagacaggaggCAGAGAGACAGGAGGCAGAGGGACAGGAGGCAGAGGGACaggaggcagagagacagagagacaggaggCAGAGAGACAGGAGGCAGAGGGACAGGAGGCAGAGAGACaggaggcagagagacagagagacaggaggcagagagacaggaggcagagagacagagagacaggaggcagagagacaggaggcagagagacagagagacaggagacagagagacaggaggCACAGACAGGCAGTGAGACCACCATAG
- the prr35 gene encoding proline-rich protein 35 gives MPKEECKVALGCKQNKERKPKKPHYIPRPFGKPYNYKCFQCPFTCMEKSHLYNHMKYSLCKNSLSLLIESDWPYKKGNLLQSDHLRLQQGALNARGSPHKEPPAGDEVSNPSQHLDFNDTDDAETEREAEGGAAQSQASETNINETAHESPKQEAELVMADVFSLEEQLLRARSVEVEAKLRHYRLSKTCLSGPAALLSEQFRLLSSQAPTAKPKTDPLPCYPRPLTPGHLDCPEAPGLNLSLLGVGYPLAPVTPGLFSYLNPALSAAAVTTATGPAQISTLPFLASAAQLTHTHTHTHSDRTLLSPPRLYYPFLCDHTLGDQAKAAKSSLSVDSGSSSYTNKLNMWKAPALRPSNTHTSNTLWTSPQSRDVKDPGAKRPAPNTEPHSGPPEKKTLLSFPLERATPTNIAADRLLLHSGLHSQAGLDERFSVSPSSRGSSPYHSSERARDQGEEKERGMERGMEGCAAALLRDLSSALLQYQQAEREAALQPEQHHLWAHLGKIRSELSHIQQALQRTARQSEGPLDLSVKKQAVAMTMSMVPENIDTKEEAWCSETEEEDEERDEGEMEEDGNTIKERRKRSLDVLIKLNQSAVSMVKSPSVTMVKPPSVAMVKSEVLPGVGGGLEALWHSRTTKCEADSSVLLCSKPPNRPPSIQHLDTNCPANCPPSPLTVTDA, from the exons ATGCCAAAGGAGGAGTGCAAAGTGGCACTGGGCTGTAAGCAGAACAAGGAGCGTAAGCCCAAGAAGCCGCACTACATCCCTCGGCCCTTCGGGAAACCGTACAACTACAAGTGCTTCCAGTGTCCCTTCACCTGCATGGAGAAGTCCCACCTGTACAACCACATGAAGTACAGTCTGTGTAAGAACTCCCTGTCCCTGCTCATCGAGTCCGACTGGCCGTATAAGAAAGGCAACCTGCTCCAGTCCGATCACCTGCggctccagcagggggcgctcaACGCCCGCGGCAGTCCACACAAAGAGCCGCCAGCAGGGGACGAGGTTTCCAATCCGTCGCAGCACTTAGACTTCAACGATACTGACGATGCTGAAACGGAGCGCGAAGCAGAAGGAGGGGCTGCCCAATCACAAGCCTCCGAGACGAATATCAACGAGACGGCCCATGAGAGCCCGAAGCAGGAGGCGGAGCTTGTGATGGCTGATGTGTTCTCATTGGAGGAGCAGCTGCTGAGAGCGCGGTCGGTAGAAGTGGAGGCCAAACTGCGCCACTACCGCCTGTCCAAGACCTGCCTCTCCGGGCCCGCCGCGCTCCTGTCCGAACAGTTTCGGCTCCTCAGCAGCCAGGCGCCCACCGCTAAACCCAAGACTGACCCCCTGCCCTGTTACCCCCGACCTCTGACCCCAGGTCACCTGGACTGCCCCGAAGCCCCAGGACTTAACCTCTCTCTGCTGGGTGTGGGCTACCCTCTGGCTCCGGTGACCCCGGGACTCTTCTCCTACCTGAACCCCGCCCTCAGTGCTGCTGCCGTTACCACGGCAACCGGCCCGGCTCAGATCAGCACGCTGCCTTTCCTGGCGTCGGCGGCccagctcacacacacgcacacacacacacactcggacCGCACGCTGCTGAGCCCTCCCAGACTCTACTACCCCTTCCTCTGCGACCACACTCTGG GAGACCAGGCGAAGGCGGCAAAGTCCAGTTTATCCGTGGACTCCGGTTCCTCCTCgtacacaaacaaactaaacaTGTGGAAAGCTCCAGCACTGAGACCCtcgaacacacacacctctaacaCACTGTGGACTTCGCCACAGTCCCGCGATGTTAAAGACCCCGGAGCCAAGAGACCAGCCCCCAACACCGAGCCCCACAGCGGACCCCCGGAGAAAAAAACCCTGCTGTCGTTTCCCCTCGAAAGAGCCACGCCCACCAACATCGCAGCAGACCGCCTCCTCCTACACAGCGG TCTTCACTCTCAGGCTGGTTTAGACGAGCGGTTCTCCGTCAGTCCCTCGAGCCGTGGATCTTCCCCCTACCacagctcagagagagcgagggatcAGGgcgaggagaaggagagagggatggagagagggatggagggtTGTGCTGCTGCTCTCCTGCGCGATCTGTCCTCTGCGCTACTGCAGTACCAGCAAGCTGAGCGCGAGGCGGCTCTGCAGCCGGAACAACACCACCTGTGGGCTCACCTTGGAAAAATTCGCTCCGAACTGTCCCACATCCAGCAGGCGCTCCAGAGGACGGCCCGCCAGAGCGAAGGACCCCTCGACCTGTCCGTGAAGAAGCAGGCGGTCGCCATGACGATGTCCATGGTGCCGGAAAACATAGACACGAAAGAGGAGGCCTGGTGCTCGGAGACTGaggaagaagatgaagagaGGGATGAAGGAGAGATGGAAGAAGACGGGAACACGATTAAAGAAAGACGCAAACGCTCCCTGGACGTCCTCATTAAGCTCAACCAGTCGGCGGTTTCCATGGTGAAGTCTCCATCCGTTACCATGGTGAAACCTCCATCCGTGGCCATGGTGAAGTCTGAGGTGTTACCTGGTGTTGGAGGAGGTTTGGAAGCTCTGTGGCACAGCAGGACCACGAAGTGTGAAGCAGACTCCAGCGTCCTGCTCTGCTCCAAACCCCCAAACAGACCCCCGTCCATCCAGCACCTGGACACTAACTGCCCTGCTAACTGCCCTCCCAGTCCTCTAACCGTCACAGACGCCTGA